Genomic DNA from Haloplanus aerogenes:
ATCATGCCGATTGTGGCTGTCCTTTGCCCGCTGGTACTGTTCTGGCAGGCTGGCGCGATCTTCTTCGTCACAGATCGAGCCGCACGCCACGCCTCAACCCCGCGAGCACAGGATCGAACAGCGCGAGCGCGGGAGACAGGACAAGCGAGCGTCTTGGGCAGCCGCAATTTTCTCCGCGGCGCTGGTGGCAAACCCGCGATTCGGGGCAATGGACAGACGGTCCTCAACTCCGGGAATTCACGGGCACACGTGGCTGGTGCACGATTGAATGCCAGTGGCTCCCGTCTCCGCGACCGGTTTAAACGGCAGAATAGACGTGGCGGGAACGGCGGCACGGCTGCCACGGGATCAGAGCGTGCTGAATTCAGCCGGGCGGCAAACTTTGAGAACCTGCAAAATCGGACGGCAACGCGCACCTCGGACGGCACGTCTCGGGGCAGCCGCACCGACAGGGACGACGACCCACCACGATACATCCAGTAACTATGGCTACCAACGATCCAGCAAAACGCATCCCGAAATCACTCAGAACCGACGCAACACTCCTTGGAACATACACGCTTGCCGATATCGTGGTGGCCGTCTTGCCCGGCGTGATCGTGATCTTGCTCCTCCAAATCGTCGTCCCCACGCCGGTAATCATCGGTGGGTATCACCTCCAGACGATCACGCTTCCGCTCGCTGGTAGTGCAATCGTATGTGGGCTCCTATTCGTCTATCTCACGCCAGCCCATCTGAGTAGCCTAGAGTGGATTGAGACGGTCGTTCGATTTGCTCGACACCCGAAACGGGCCACGCACGAAGACGCGAAGCAGTATACGCAGATTGAGCGAGTATATCCGCGTCGCGACGCACTCGAGCGGACCGACGGGGCACTCCTCGGGATGGTGCAAGTGCAGCCACCGACGATGGCACTCGCAACCGATCACGAATGGCAGGCGAAAGCCGAGTCCTTCCAGAACTTCTGCAATACGGTCGTTGACTTTCCAATCCAGCTCTATGCAACGACCCAGCCATTCCCTGTCGAGAGGTATCTTGCCCAGTACGACTCACGGCTTGAGGCGGCAGATGTGCGCGCAAATCCACAGCTAGCCGCGCTCATTCGAGACTATCTCTCATGGTATGCGGACGAGCTTGACCAGCGACGAATGACGATCCGGGATCACTACATCGTCATCCCGGTCGCGCCTCATGAAGTCCGATTCGAACGCGAAAGCCTCCGGCAGAAACTCGCGCGGCTTCCAGTACTCGGGATCCTTCTCACAACCTGGTTCGACTCGCACGCCACGGCCCGACAGGCAGCAATGTTCGATGCGCTTGAGACCCGTCTCCGACGCGTTGAGGCAGGCATCGCCCAGATCGATGGCTGTACCGCTACGCGTGTGAGCGCCGAAGACGCCACCCAGCTTCTCGTCGACTTCTGGGCCGGTGAATCTCACGAATACGGCGACCTTAGATCAGTTCTCCGAACACGACCACTCGTCGGTGAGAGAACATGATCTGGGAGAGACTCGCCTTCTGGAAGCGATCCGCAACATCGGAGACCGATCCCGTCGTGACCGCTCAGCCGACGGATCGTCCACTCGGGACAGCCACAGATGTGCATCAGACGGTGATCACACCCTCGAGTATCGAACAGACGCCGAACGACGTTCGAACGGGTGGGCAGTGGGCACGGACGCTCTGGATTGGCGAATATCCAGACGCCCCGGCCGATGGCCTCTTTGAAACCCTCTATTCGAGCGCCGATACGCGAACCACGGATATCACGATCCATCTCGATCCGCGTGACACCGCACGGACACTCGACTCCCTCGGCAACAAAATCGAGGATTTGGAGGCGGATTACGAATATCTCGCCGCGAAACGGCGCGCCGGTGCACGCGCCGTGCAAAAAGATCTAGCGGACTATCAAGAACTGTACGATACGCTCCGGAACACCCCGATGACTGCCTTCGATATCTCGATGTACCTCACTGTCCGCGGCGCAGAGGCGACCGAGATCGATTCGGATGCTGTCGCTCGGACAGCGCGGCGCTCGCCCGCCAATCTTACCCCAGTGACGCCGCGCTGGGCACAGCTCGATGCATTGGTCTCTGCGAGTCCGATTGCACTCGATCACCTGAACGACGCCTACGACACGCGAACCCCGATGTTAGCCGGCGCCGTCGGCGCGATGTTCCCGTTTGTTGCGGGGGCCGTTGCCGAGCCTGGAATCGAATATGGAACCTATGCACTCACGGAGAGCCCGCTCATCCTCGACCGGTTCAACCGCGAGACTGGCTATTGCGCAATGGTGATCGGAAAACTCGGCACGGGCAAATCCTTCTCGACAAAGCTCCAGCTCCTTCGGCGGGCAATGTATGATGCAGACACGAGTCTCGTTATGCTCGACCCGCTGGGGAGTTTTGCTGGGGTGAACGCCGCACTCGATGGTGAGCGCATCACCGTCGGTGGGACACGCGGATTCAACCCGTTGGACCTCCAGCCAACGCCAGCGTCCGTCCTCGCGAACGTTCCCGATCTCGATCCGTGGAGTCAGCAGATTGCGTGGGTGCTGACGTTCTTCGAGTCGTTCTTTACCAGTGTTGCGACCAATCCCCTTGGCGAGCGCAAGCAGACCTTACGCCGAGCCGTACAGGAGGCCTATCGACAGCACGGGATCACACGTGATCCGGCGACGCATGGCCATCCATCACCGACGATTCGGGAAGTGATAGTCGCTCTTGAGGAGCTATTGGCCGATCCAACGGCGTTTGACTACGTGACCGATGGTGAGCAGGAAAGTGTACGCCGTGATGCCGAAGCGTTGCTAAAGGACCTCCGACCGTCGTTCCAAGCTGGCGGTGATCTGGCCAACCTCGCGAAGCCAACGGAATTCGAACTCGATGCACCCGTGATTTATCTCGACCTGCATCAGGAGGAGGGGACGCAAGGACGAGCAGAGACGAGTTTGATGATGCAGGTCCTGTTCAATGCGGTCTACGAGCGGGCCAAAAGCACGGCGAAGCGGGTGCTGTTTGCCATCGACGAAGCGCATTACCTGCTGTCAGATGCGGCCTCGCTCGACTTTCTCGAAACAGCTGTTCGCCATAGCCGACATTACGACCTCTCATTACAATTTATCACGCAAACCGGCGGTGAGTTCGCCTTGACACCGGAGACGCGAACAATCGCGAATCTCTGTTCGATAACACTGATCCATCGGGTGCAGGAGGACGCGACCAAACTCGCGGAGTGGTTTGGATTGAGTGACCGTGAAGTGAACTGGGTTCGCACCGCAAAGGCAGGCAACGACGCGGATGGGTATTCAGAAGCACTCCTCGGGGTCGATGAAGAAGGCTGGTTCCCACTCCGCGTTCGCGCCAGCCCGTTCGAAGCCGCGGTCATCACGAACGGCCCTTCCGAGACGGGAATTCCGCAGTCTGAGACCCTCGCTCAGAAGTCAGACCCAGACACACAGGCGACCCCCACACGGTCGGCAGCCGTCACTGAGCGATCCGCAGTCCGGGATGAACGGAATCCCAGATAATGAATCCGAACGCCCTCCCGATCTCACTTCGAGATCGTCAGCAGTGGGTCTGTTGGGCCTCCCACGAACGGCAGGGCAAACAGACGAAAGTCCCCCTCGATCCAACAACGGGAGAATTCGCATCGACTGCCGATCCGGAGACCTGGAGTACGTTCGAAGCTGCGCTTGGTCGCGCGAGAGACCCGGCAGTGTCGGGGATCGGCTTCGTCTTCACGAGGGAGGATCCCTACGTTGGTATTGACCTCGATGACTGCCGAAATCCCGAGACGGGTGCACTCACGGATGCAGTCATACCCATGCTCCACAGACTCCACTCCTATACAGAGATCTCACCGTCGGGCACTGGTCTCCACATCATTGTCCGGGGTACACTCCCAGCCGGCCAACGACGGCGAGGATCCGTTGAGATGTACGACCACGGACGATTCTTCACTATGACCGGTGATCGATTACCAACACTCCCCGAATCAGTGTGTGAGCGCGCTGCGGCGCTCGCGTCGGTCTATCAGACTGTTGTCGCTCGCTCTACACAACCAGAGCAACCTGCGGTTACCCCATCAACGGACCGCCAACTCGCGTTTGAGTCGCGCTTAGATGACCAGCAGGTGCTGGAAAGCGCGCAATCCGCTTCGAATGGGGAGAAGTTCACCAGTCTCTGGAACGGCACAATCAGTCCTTATGACAGCCACTCCGAAGCGGATGTGGCGCTCTGTTGTTTGCTCGCGTTCTGGACGGGGGGAGAATCGACCCAGATAGACCGACTCTTTCGACAGTCTGGACTAATCCGACCGAAATGGGATGAGGTTCATTATGCGGATGGAGCGACCTATGGCGAACGAACGATCGAACGAGCGTGTTCTCATGTTACAAAGACATACACCGGCGAGTCTTAGCTCGCTATTTCGCCTTCTGCGGAAGGTGTCATCGACACCTCTCGACAAACACGGCCGAACTCCGTAGCGCTATTACGTCGTAAGATGTCCGAGCGGAGCAATATTACCAGTCAACTGGGCCGACATCCGTCTGGCAACGCACCAACGCTGATAGTGTGACCACTAATGAACACGATGACGGAGGACTTAAGCGCTCAATCACGAACCATATAGAGTGATGAAGGGCTGGCGGTACCGTAGTTTTGCCGTTGGCGGCGTCGCCTTACTCTCCGGCAGTGCCGTTCTTCTCATTAACAATGGAACCGTCCAAGCGCTAGCAAGCACCCTCCCGGTGGTATCGCAATTACCTGTGGAGCCACCGGGCACCGCTGAAT
This window encodes:
- a CDS encoding VirB4 family type IV secretion system protein, whose product is MIWERLAFWKRSATSETDPVVTAQPTDRPLGTATDVHQTVITPSSIEQTPNDVRTGGQWARTLWIGEYPDAPADGLFETLYSSADTRTTDITIHLDPRDTARTLDSLGNKIEDLEADYEYLAAKRRAGARAVQKDLADYQELYDTLRNTPMTAFDISMYLTVRGAEATEIDSDAVARTARRSPANLTPVTPRWAQLDALVSASPIALDHLNDAYDTRTPMLAGAVGAMFPFVAGAVAEPGIEYGTYALTESPLILDRFNRETGYCAMVIGKLGTGKSFSTKLQLLRRAMYDADTSLVMLDPLGSFAGVNAALDGERITVGGTRGFNPLDLQPTPASVLANVPDLDPWSQQIAWVLTFFESFFTSVATNPLGERKQTLRRAVQEAYRQHGITRDPATHGHPSPTIREVIVALEELLADPTAFDYVTDGEQESVRRDAEALLKDLRPSFQAGGDLANLAKPTEFELDAPVIYLDLHQEEGTQGRAETSLMMQVLFNAVYERAKSTAKRVLFAIDEAHYLLSDAASLDFLETAVRHSRHYDLSLQFITQTGGEFALTPETRTIANLCSITLIHRVQEDATKLAEWFGLSDREVNWVRTAKAGNDADGYSEALLGVDEEGWFPLRVRASPFEAAVITNGPSETGIPQSETLAQKSDPDTQATPTRSAAVTERSAVRDERNPR
- a CDS encoding phage NrS-1 polymerase family protein — translated: MTGDRLPTLPESVCERAAALASVYQTVVARSTQPEQPAVTPSTDRQLAFESRLDDQQVLESAQSASNGEKFTSLWNGTISPYDSHSEADVALCCLLAFWTGGESTQIDRLFRQSGLIRPKWDEVHYADGATYGERTIERACSHVTKTYTGES